The stretch of DNA GGTAGGTGGATCTTACAGCGGTGCAGGTTTGACATGGGAATAAACATTGAGATCATAATCAGTGGTAGAAGATGAACATTACAGTTGAGGGAAACCCCTCTACACAAGCTACATGTGTAAGAGATAAATAAAAGCCAACATTTATGAAGAGAGAAGATTTCCTCAGCCTAGTAAAACAGTATTCATTACCAGCAGGGCAGTCTCACAGTAAGGAAGTGTAGTCTTAAAGTGGGGGCAAATAGGATCAGTAACTATACACGCAGAAAAATACCACTCAGTCCATCCATTCAATCATCTAGACCTACATCTTCTCCTCAATCTGTGGTCTTCTCTCATTGGCTCCTCACCTTTGCAAAGATAGTAACATAAATTTAACAGAGCTTTGAGTGCGTTTCCATGGCGACTTAATGATGAGCCGACTTTATCCCCATTTCTCCCCTCATACATCCTCCATTGGACTCTGATGCAGTCCAGTCTCTCAAATCTCATACAGTATAGTACAAAAATACATGTGCAGTCCAGTCTTTcagctcttctccctcctcctctgcacccccccccccccccccccccccctatcaccCCTCCCCCATTCCTCCAGATCCTCCCTGCCCCTCTAGGAGGTGCTCTTTCTGGACTCAGCGGTCTTAGACGGGGTCTCCTCCGATGGCGTCTCACTGAAGATCCCTGTGTCTCCGTTCTTTGGGCCGTCACCCACGGACATCTTTTCCAGGGCTGCTGCAAGCACATAGAGACAAACATGAATACACACTCTCTCCTTAATGTAACATCTATCACTCTTGTACCAGCTGATATGCCATATTTTCTGTTCATTCACATATGCTCATATGGTATTGTGGCAGTCTAAAGTCCATTtactaggcttgggcggtataccgtatatcagggtatttggaaatagccacaggAGGCTTCTTAACAACTTctactacccccaagccataagactcctgaacagctaatcaaatggctaccaggaCTATTTGCATCATCTCCCCCCCACCATcgattttacactgctgctactctgtttattgtcCATGCATAGtcaatgtacatattacctctctctcaactaacctgtgcccccgcatattgaccctgtaccggtaccccctgtatatagcctcactactgttattttactgttgctctaATTATTTTTCTAATTTTCCTTCTATAtttgtaattacatttttttttaacttcagtttatttttgtaaatacttaaccaacaatgcagttaagaaaaataagtgttaataaggccttgtaagtaagcatttcactacaagGTATATTCGGTTGTATTCGGCctacgtgacaaaaaaatatagattttatgtttttttaataCCGTCAATACCGTTGAAATTTCTTtgaattttttttatacattgaaTATTTTTTCtgctttttaagtaaatacctgtagtcaacttgtgcaatatgttAGGTGATAAAAAAGGTTGcgttcatttcacctgtcacattatttttcATTCTGAAGCTTACCTGTGTTCCCTAgtcatgttgtgtttgtttacaagcactCAACGAAGAGACACCGGAGCCTTGTGAGTCTCTCACTGTTGTACAGCACACGCCAGGTGATCTagttacagtatggaattcacaactaaatgtttgccagctagtTATCTtataactacactgctcaaaaaaataaagggaacacttaaacaacacaatgtaactccaagtcaatcacacttctgtgaaatcaaactgtccacttaggaagcaacactgattgacaataaatttcacatgctgttgtgcaaatggaatagacaaaaggtggaaattataggcaattagcaagacaccccccaaaacaggagtgattctgcaggtcgtgaccacagaccacttctcagttcctatgcttcctggctgatgttttggtcacttttgaatgctggcggtgctctcaatctagtggtagcatgagacggagtctacaacccacacaagtggctcaggtagtgcagttcatccaggatggcacatcaatgcgaactgtggcaaaaaggtttgctgtgtctgccagcgtagtgtccagagcatgcatgcgctaccaggagacaggccagtacatcaggagacgtggaggaggccgtaggagggcaacaacccagcagcaggaccgctacctccgccttagtgcaaggaggtgcactgccagagccctgcaaaatgacctccagcaggccacaaatgtgcatgtgtcagcatatggtctcacaaggggtctgaggatctcatctcggtacctaatggcagtcaggctacctctggcaagcacatggaggactgtgcggccccacaaagaaatgccaccccacaccatgactgacccatcgccaaaccggtcatgctggaggatgttgcaggcagcagaacgttctccacggcgtctctagactctgtcacgtctgtcacgtgctcatgtgctcagtgtgaacctgctttcatctgtgaagagcacagggcgccagtggcgaatttgccaatcttggtgttctgtggcaaatgccaaacgtcctgcacggtgttgggctgtaagcacaacccccacctgtggacgtcgggccctcataccaccctcatggagtctgtttctgaccgtttgagcagacacatgcacatttgtggcctgctggaggtcattttacagggctctggcagtgcacctccttgcactaaggcggaggtaccggtcctgttgctgggttgttgccctcctacggcctcctccacgtctcctgatgtactggcctgtctcctggtagcgcctgcatgctctggacactacgttgacagacacagcaaacctttttgccacagttcgcattgatgtgtcatcctggatgaactgcactacctgagccacttgtgtgggttgtagactccgtctcatgctaccactagattgagagcaccgccagcattcaaaagtgaccaaaacatcagccaggaagcataggaactgagaagtggtctgtggtcaccacctgcagaatcactcctgttttggggggtgtcttgctaattgcctataatttccaccttttgtctattccatttgcacaacagcatgtgaaatttattgtcaatcagtgttgcttcctaagtgggcagtttgatttcacagaagtgtgattgacttggagttacattgtgttgtttaagtgttccctttatttttttgagcagtgtattaagtTAACTGTCTAAAATGCTCCTCAGTTGTGCTAAGTGGTTAGCGTCTTCCAAAATCAAGTATCgcttggtaacagcagagaatcccTTCCTGGATCAAGAGCATTAATGTCTAATATTTGTTTTGCATGTGCAGCCAACTGTGAGTAACATTTTTGAGTtacttgtataactttatgagcttgCGATATCTGTCCTGCAAATACTTTAGGTCAGAGACTGTATAAAACGTTTGCAATGCGCTTgttagcatttagttagcattcTTTATGGGATGTTACatgtatattgaacaaaaatatacatgtttcatgagctgaatttttttttcttccagaaatgttccttaaacacaaaaagcttatttctctccaattttgtgcacaaatttgtttacatccctgtcagtaagcatttctcctttgccaacataatccatccacatgacaggtgtggcatatcaagaagctgattaaacagcatgatcattacacaggtgcaacttgtgctggggacaataaaaggccactaaaatgtgcagtttggtcacacaacacaatacagatgtctcaagttttgagggagcgtgcaattggcatgctgactgcaggaatgtccaccagagctgttgccagataaatgaacattaaattctctaccataagccgccgccaacgttgttttagagaacttggcagtacatccaaccggcctctcaactgcagaccacgtgcaaccactccagcccaggacctccacatccggcttcttcacctgcgggatcgtctgagaccagccacccaggcagctgatgaaactgaggagtatttctgtctgtaataaagcccttttgtggggaaaaactaattggctgggcctggctccccagtgggggggcctatgccctcccaggcccacccatggctgtgcccctgcccagtcatgtgaaatccatagattaggtcctaatttatttaaattgactgatttccttatatgaactgtaacgccgtaaaaatcgttgaaattgttgcatttatatttttgttccgtacTCAGAGGCTCAGTGTGGTTTCAAAATGGCACCCCATGTGCTCAGTGCCGGTACTACCAAATATCCGGGTACGGCACAAGGTCAGTATGAGTATGACAATTAACACAGACTCCCATTTGTATAATGCAAGTGAATGTGAAGTAAAGACCCTTTAAAATGCACGTACATGAAAATAAAGCCCTACTACTGTGACAACTACGTGTGCGTTTTTTATGATCAATGAAAGCCCAGGACTGAGGTACAGCAGAGATAACTTGCCTTGTAGTGATGCTGAGTCTGCTGTGCCGTTGTTCCTGCTGGCGGCTGACCCCTCCTCCAGCTCATCCAGGTAGAGGCGGTAGCGATGGCCGCTGTCATCCTCATACTCCACGTTCTCGTCGTCAGAGTCCACCTCCGGGGCCACGTACACCACCTCAaactctatctctcccctctgggaaacacagaggcagacacacgcacacacacacacacaaacagacaagcGCACaaacagacacgcacacgcagacacgcacacacaaacagacacgcacacacaaacagacacgcacacgcacacacaaacagacacgcacacacaaacggaCACGCGCACAAACGGACACGCGCACAAACGGACACGCGCACAAACGGACACGCGCACAAACGGACACGCGCACAAACGGACACGCGCACAAACGGACACGCGCACAAACGGACACGCGCACAAACGGACACGCGCACAAACGGACACGCGCACAAACGGACACACGCACAAACGGACGCGCGCACAAACAGACGCGCGCACAAACAGACGCGCGCACACAAACGGACACGCgcgcacacggacacacggacacacgcacacagacacacgcacacagacacgcacacagacagacacacagacagacacacagacagacacacagacagacacagacagacacagacagacagacacggcaGTGTGAGAGAAAACTTAACAATAGGTTACCCAAAAGCTtagttggtttgtttgtttgccgAGGCATGATTAACTGTTTTTCCCCTAACCACAGCAGCAGTCCCACAGGCTAATTGAACCAACCCCAGCATGAACCTTCATTCAATTACTCTAGAGAGTGTGGGCTGACTAAAGTTAAGGATAGACATGACTGACTCAGTAAAAGTTGGAACCCCCAGGCTAAACACTAACTGGGCGTCACAGAGAGGGTGACAAAAGGCTTTTGAAATGTGGATCACAAAAGGAATGTATTCGCTTTTTACTATGGTTTTACTTAGCCTGGTCCCAAGCTGTATATGCTGTAGTCAACTCTTCCACTGTAGCTTGTCACGTCATAATACATACAGTCATAAATTCAAGATGCAACCCTTCTCTCTTCCTGGGGCTGAGTCTGACCTGTTGTGAGAGGATGGTGACAGCCTCCTTGTGTTTGGCGTCCCTCAGGTTGATGCTGTTGACAGCCAGGATGGCATCGCCCACATGGAGCCCCCCACAGCGCTCTGCAGGCTGGGTAGGATGGATCTCTGAGATCAGGATGGGTACCCCGTGTTCcttaccaccctgtccatccagaaataacacacagacatgcacataaATATTAGGGCATGGACCATTACAGATGAGCATCACACTATGGGTTGAGACATAGCATTTAACATTTTCTGGTTTGGGCAAAAATTGGTGGTGGAGTTTACCGTGATTGAAATTCCAAGTCCCTCGTGATCTTCTTTGGCCAGCACTACTTTACGAATAGGACCAACTCCTTGAGTCTTCTTCAGTATGTCTGTTTCCTGAGGGAGAGATAAAACAAGCAAACAATTAGCGATACACAAAGAGGAAACAAATATTTTTCACTACAATGAGAATCAAACCCCTCTACTCTGATGTCTACTCACATGCCCCACTGGAGACGCTAGGGGTTTCTTGGGGTCGTTGCGCCCCCTACAGGCCCGGATGACTGTTTTGTGGCGGTGGAGGTGGATCTCAGCCTCCAGCTGGTTCCACAGCTTGTCGTGAGCGGGCCCCTTCATGTCCCGACCCAGCAGCTGGATCTGCTGTACTCTGGAGATGATGGATCCAAAGACAACTAGTTACCACAGTCAGCATTATTGGTTATTTCAGtctaagctagggttagggttaccttcCAGCCAGCTCCTTGTCCAGGTACTTGGCTGCCAATCTGGCCCCATAGACCTCCGCCTGCAGTACAGCGACGTGCCTACGGAGGGCCTCATTCTCCTTCTTATGCAGCTTGACCTCTGCCTCCAGCTTCACCTCCTTCACCTTCTCCTTCTTGTTGGCCTGCAGCTCCCTCTCCTGTTACACACAGGCAGGCGGGAGGGCGcgggcgcgcgcacacacacacacacacacacaggcacgcgcacatacgcacgcgcacacacgcatgcGAAGATAAATAGTTGAGTTAAACTACAGAGAGAGCGAGTGCTGTGCTACATCCACAAATACCATGTCAAAGACGAACATGGATACAGTATAGATGAAAGTTAAATTAAATATCTACTTGAGGACAAGACACACAAGATATGTAACTGTGGATTTGGCTATTATACGTTCAAAGCACTAATCCTTATGGTGACCATGATGAACAAGTTGTCCATAGCGGTTAAGTTAGAGATTGAACAAAGGGTCAAAGATGTGAACTTAATCTTTAGAACACAGGTACAGCCAGTTGGTTCATTCAGAACTTTGCATTAAATTGCCAACCAGAACAATTGGTAATTTCCTTTTGGAGAAAATTTGCTTACATTTTCTGATTTGTTATGATGAAAACATGACCACAATCACATATCAATTAAGCACAAAAACTGTTTTAATTGCGAAGTAGGCATTCGTCTGAAGCCAAAAAAGGAAATtcatgagcaccacaatgcctacttcacccatgctctaccaaggttttagagcacacagctttgacctactactgttggtattgtacttcaaactatgtgtaagcaggttgcttaggattcaaaacttctcaaacagcctaattcatactcttAGCGGAGGTGCTCCCACAATAATGTGATTCGTACTgcaaacttacaaaataaacTATTGAATGCTTTTCACCTCACACCAAGACATTATCCCATTCTACTACTTTTTCaaactttttaaattatatgaaagTAAGCTTTGCTTTTGTAAGACCATCTGGCTTGATTGAATGAGCTTTTTTGTCTTGTAGTAATTTATGTGGTACCTATTTCCCTTTGCGCTTTGTTGACTATTGAGACAAAACTCTTTCCAAGTATCAAAACATGCATTTTCCTATCAAATCGGGCAACACGAATATACATGAATAGGCAATAACAAACAACAATGCTACAGTAATTCCATATCTGATATCACTGTCAGTCATTGCTAGCACAAGCCCCATAGAGGGCCTGTTGGACTTATTAATGAGCAACTGTTGTCAGCAAGAGCAGGAAAAGACCAAACTTGAGGTTAGGATGAGTACACAGACcaaggcacagacacatgcaagaCACAGACGCACAGCTATCACTAACCACAAAACCAGACACACAGACGACATGCACACACTTACCATCTCCTCCACTGAGGGAACAGGCTTAAGGTGAGAAGAAAAGAAAGGGGTCAAAGGTTAGAAAGGCAGAGTTAAAATCACAGCCAAGCAGTGGGGAAGAATACCACCATTTACCACTACAGACCCACTGGAAACTCGGCAGGtataccccaaaaatatattagcagtcgtgtgtgtgtggtgccctACCATCCTGTCTTTGATGGAGTCAGAGTCCACAGTCTGTCCAGCCTTGGCATGAAGCTGCAGCTGCATGGCATGAAGGTGGAGGAGCTGGTCGTGGAcctccctctccaccaccacGTTCTCCGCCTGCACGTCAGTCAGCTCCGAACGCAGGTCCACCAGCTGAgcctggaggagggagagagttacATAAGTGTACGCTTCTTCTGACTTCCAAGATTCTTAGGAACCCTCATCATTTATATATAGTGCAATCAGTGTGCCATGCCCATGCCATTATCCCAGCACAGATCAAATTAGATTTTGGATTGGTCTGTTTTacattctctctgttctcttccagaTTTTTCAACAAGTTTTTTCTTAGAAAGCAGGCTACTATTTATTCAAGCCTGAATGAATTTTGCCGAAATGAATAGGCCTACAAATCCTGCGCTCAGGGTTGTCTATTGTATGCGAACAAAACcctgaaaaaaaaaatcacatttgtgCTAGTCTCTGGAGCCTACTGAGCTTGGCAACATGAGAAGCAGATTTAGGTTCAGAGACAAATCACTTATTTATTTATGCCATTGAACTGGGGCCACCTGCCCGTCACAGCTGTGGGAATGAATTAATCTATGATATGAATGAGGTTCATATTTTAGGATTCACTCCACCTATGATGATGAAAGAAGAGTGTGCTTATGTGAATCTGACTGAATACTAAACAGCCTCTGTCTCCTAAATGATTTATCATCATCCTCGGACAGAGACTCATCTATCACTGTTATAGTCAGGCCTTCATTATAGAGACCCAGTCTAAATCAAATAGAATACTCTATAGTACGAATATTCTATAGCTTCTCAAATGGAAGATAGGTAGGGGgaaacagtgacacacacacacaccaaaaagggCAGGACATCCTGATTGTGACACAGTGTGGAACGTGGGCATCTCTTTGCTGGAGGCTGAGTCACTGAGAGTGATCTCTATATTCAATTTAagtttcaatttaaggggctttttTGGCatggaatttttatttatttatttaactaggcaaacccggacgatgctgggtcaattctgcgccgccctatgggactcccaatcatggcaggttgtgatacagtctgtattcgaaccagggtgtctgtcaTGACGTCTCTAGcacggagatgcagtgccttagaccgctgcgccacttgggagccccaaCCAAATAAATAAAGatagtatttacaatggtgtttgttcttcactggttgctcttttcttgtggtaacaggtcacaaatcttgctgctgtgattgcacatgGTGGTATTTCATCCAATAGAtgtgggagttcatcaaaattgcatttgttttcgaattctttgtgggtctgtgtaatccgagggaaatatgtgtctctaatgtggtcatacatttggcaggaggttaggaagtgtagctcagtttccacctcattttgtgggcagtgtgcacataagcctgtcttctcttgagagccaggtctgctttGGCTGCCttcctcaatagcaaggctatgctcacggaGTCTGTGCATAGTCAGAGATTTCCTtcatttagggtcagtcacagtggtcaggtattgtGCCACTGTGTACTTTCGGTtttgggccaaatagcattctagtttgttcAGTTTTTTTGTGTCTATATCCGTGCTCTCTAATCTAATCAGAACGGCTAAGACTCGGGTCCGGCTGACCTGTCCTCTTCCTGATAAAATATGCCAGAGTAACAGTCCGGAGCCGAGACGGAGGAATTCTTAA from Salvelinus fontinalis isolate EN_2023a chromosome 20, ASM2944872v1, whole genome shotgun sequence encodes:
- the LOC129817493 gene encoding Golgi-associated PDZ and coiled-coil motif-containing protein-like isoform X1; this translates as MSASAGASPSAQGTALVSPGTGMSMFRWLEVLEKEFDKAFVDVDLLLGEIDPDQADITYEGRQKMTSLSSCFAQLCHKAQTIFQLNHKVEAQLVDLRSELTDVQAENVVVEREVHDQLLHLHAMQLQLHAKAGQTVDSDSIKDRMPVPSVEEMERELQANKKEKVKEVKLEAEVKLHKKENEALRRHVAVLQAEVYGARLAAKYLDKELAGRVQQIQLLGRDMKGPAHDKLWNQLEAEIHLHRHKTVIRACRGRNDPKKPLASPVGHETDILKKTQGVGPIRKVVLAKEDHEGLGISITGGKEHGVPILISEIHPTQPAERCGGLHVGDAILAVNSINLRDAKHKEAVTILSQQRGEIEFEVVYVAPEVDSDDENVEYEDDSGHRYRLYLDELEEGSAASRNNGTADSASLQAALEKMSVGDGPKNGDTGIFSETPSEETPSKTAESRKSTS
- the LOC129817493 gene encoding Golgi-associated PDZ and coiled-coil motif-containing protein-like isoform X2, yielding MSASAGASPSAQGTALVSPGTGMSMFRWLEVLEKEFDKAFVDVDLLLGEIDPDQADITYEGRQKMTSLSSCFAQLCHKAQTIFQLNHKVEAQLVDLRSELTDVQAENVVVEREVHDQLLHLHAMQLQLHAKAGQTVDSDSIKDRMPVPSVEEMERELQANKKEKVKEVKLEAEVKLHKKENEALRRHVAVLQAEVYGARLAAKYLDKELAGRVQQIQLLGRDMKGPAHDKLWNQLEAEIHLHRHKTVIRACRGRNDPKKPLASPVGHETDILKKTQGVGPIRKVVLAKEDHEGLGISITGGKEHGVPILISEIHPTQPAERCGGLHVGDAILAVNSINLRDAKHKEAVTILSQQRGEIEFEVVYVAPEVDSDDENVEYEDDSGHRYRLYLDELEEGSAASRNNGTADSASLQALEKMSVGDGPKNGDTGIFSETPSEETPSKTAESRKSTS